A DNA window from Vigna angularis cultivar LongXiaoDou No.4 chromosome 1, ASM1680809v1, whole genome shotgun sequence contains the following coding sequences:
- the LOC108323739 gene encoding uncharacterized protein LOC108323739 — protein MFLLRRQGQNQLENDSSKQDTKVNELRAAVGPLSGRRLLYCTDACLRRYLEARNWNVDKAKKMLEETLKWRATYKPEEIRWAEVAHEGETGKVSRANFRDRLGRTVLIMRPGMQNTTSAEDNIRHLVYLLENAILNLQEGQEQMSWLIDFTGLSLNTNISVKTARDIIHILQNHYPERLAIAFLYNPPRIFQAFWKAVRFFLDPKTVQKVKFVYPNNKDSVELMQSLFDLDNLPSEFGGKTSLMYDHEEFSRLMTEDDVKTAKFWGIDQKPFNPPKKGHAGAEVAPEPVSVQTVGS, from the exons ATGTTCCTTCTTAGAAGGCAAGGCCAAAATCAGCTGGAGAATGATTCCTCAAAACAAGATACAAAG GTGAATGAACTCAGGGCTGCTGTTGGGCCCCTCTCTGGTCGTCGACTACTGTATTGCACAGATGCATGTCTAAGGAGATATTTAGAAGCAAGGAATTGGAATGTTGATAAAGCAAAGAAAATGCTGGAGGAAACACTCAAGTGGAGGGCAACTTATAAGCCAGAAGAAATTCGTTGG GCTGAAGTAGCACATGAGGGTGAGACAGGTAAAGTATCCAGAGCTAACTTTCGTGATCGACTTGGGAGGACTGTGCTTATTATGAGGCCAGGAATGCAG AACACAACATCAGCTGAAGATAATATCAGGCATTTAGTCTATCTATTGGAAAATGCTATCCTAAATCTTCAAGAAGGTCAAGAACAAATGTCGTGGTTGATAGACTTCACAGGATTATCATTGAATACAAATATTTCTGTTAAAACAGCTCGTGATATTATTCACATTTTACAAAATCACTATCCAGAAAGGCTTGCTATTGCTTTCCTGTACAATCCACCAAGAATATTTCAGGCTTTCTGGAAG GCCGTGAGGTTTTTCCTGGATCCGAAGACAGTCCAGAAGGTGAAGTTTGTTTATCCTAATAATAAGGACAGTGTGGAACTAATGCAATCACTCTTCGACCTAGATAACCTTCCAAGTGAATTTGGAGGGAAAACAAGTTTAATGTATGACCATGAAGAGTTCTCACGGTTGATGACTGAGGATGATGTGAAAACTGCTAAGTTCTGGGGAATTGACCAGAAGCCTTTCAACCCTCCTAAGAAAGGGCATGCTGGAGCAGAGGTGGCACCAGAACCCGTGTCTGTTCAGACAGTAGGTAGTTAG
- the LOC108328762 gene encoding uncharacterized protein LOC108328762: MKFCFAFFPFFFRSQLSSLISFVLSFSHLSRSLIFVVLKPYWRLVLSRCFGPPSCATLKSSSTSLWSIGIVAVVVFFCPMTSQKGNWRLRISMDSSNIVEMNSLLGHAHVKRIKMTPFKWCLHILSHLEVNFKLLKVMVQHWAGHDVSFRDSQQLVSFIVFDVFMTTCLEIGGLGLFPFVKILFVFRGRWIFSNKIVICTDCKNQ; the protein is encoded by the exons atgaaattttgtttcGCCTTTTTTCCATTCTTCTTTCGTTCGCAGTTATCCTCTCTCATCTCTTTCGTTCTCTCATTCTCTCATCTCTCTCGTTCTCTCATCTTTGTGGTGTTGAAACCCTACTGGCGTCTTGTGCTTTCTCGGTGTTTCGGACCTCCTTCTTGTGCAACATTGAAGTCGTCTTCGACGTCCCTGTGGAGCATTGGTATTGTCGCTGTCGTGGTGTTTTTTT GTCCAATGACATCCCAAAAAGGAAAT TGGCGCCTTCGTATCTCAATGGATTCATCCAACATTGTTGAAATGAATAGCTTATTAGGACACGCTCATGTAAAGCGCATTAAGATGACTCCATTTAAGTGGTGTTTGCATATTCTGAGCCAtttggaggtgaatttcaaattATTGAAGGTGATGGTCCAACACTGGGCTGGGCATGATGTTAGTTTTAGAGATAGTCAACAATTGGTCtcatttattgtttttgatGTGTTCATGACCACATGTTTAGAAATAGGTGGTCTAGGATTGTTTCCATTtgtaaaaattttgtttgtatttagAGGAAGATGGATTTTTTCCAATAAGATTGTTATATGTACAGATTGTAAAAATCAATGA
- the LOC108336110 gene encoding uncharacterized protein LOC108336110 encodes MGTQKIALRPRATAQSLSQKLQRLSSKRMATQENEEDQIINPFTMLLLEDHDKHGTSTTLHEAAPNHHLLQNHFLSSIQSTLTIRQLPSEGLSFQLWPAATSLVSLLDRYRADPSSSPLSAALNGRLRILELGSGTGIVGIVAAATLGGHVTLTDLPHVVPNLKFNADANAGVVGPRGGELTVAPLRWGHADDVEAIGRDFDLIVASDVVYHDHLYEPLLETLRLMMLTEGAVRERKEKMMFLMAHLRRWKKESAFFRKAKKHFHVDVLHTDPPCDGSRVGVVVYRFVGKI; translated from the coding sequence ATGGGGACGCAGAAAATTGCCCTACGTCCTCGCGCGACGGCGCAATCCCTAAGTCAAAAACTTCAACGGCTGAGCTCGAAAAGAATGGCCACTCAAGAAAACGAGGAAGACCAGATAATAAACCCCTTCACAATGCTCCTCCTAGAGGATCACGACAAACACGGAACCTCCACTACCCTACACGAGGCTGCACCCAATCACCACCTGCTCCAGAACCATTTTCTCTCTTCGATTCAATCAACGCTCACCATTCGTCAGCTACCTTCCGAGGGCCTCTCCTTCCAGCTCTGGCCAGCCGCCACCTCTCTCGTCTCCCTACTCGATCGCTACCGCGCTGACCCTTCATCCAGCCCTCTCTCCGCCGCGCTCAATGGCCGTCTCAGGATCCTCGAGCTCGGTTCCGGCACGGGCATCGTTGGAATCGTCGCTGCCGCAACTCTCGGCGGCCACGTGACCCTGACGGACCTTCCTCACGTAGTTCCCAATCTGAAATTCAACGCGGACGCAAACGCGGGGGTTGTGGGGCCCAGAGGCGGGGAATTAACAGTTGCGCCTCTGAGGTGGGGCCACGCTGATGACGTGGAAGCGATCGGACGGGATTTCGATCTTATTGTAGCGTCGGATGTAGTGTATCACGATCACCTTTATGAGCCTCTGCTGGAAACCCTGCGTTTGATGATGCTAACAGAAGGTGCGGTGAGAGAACGGAAGGAGAAGATGATGTTTTTGATGGCTCACTTGAGAAGGTGGAAGAAGGAATCGGCGTTTTTTAGGAAGGCAAAAAAGCACTTTCATGTTGATGTTTTGCATACTGATCCTCCTTGTGATGGATCTAGGGTTGGCGTTGTTGTTTATCGTTTCGTTGGGAAGATTTAG
- the LOC108345425 gene encoding AP-3 complex subunit sigma isoform X1, whose translation MIKAVLVMNTQGKPRLTKFYEFQPVEQQQEAIRNVFSVLCSRPEHVSNFVDAESVFGPDSRLVYKHFATLYFVFIFDSSENELAMLDLIQVFVETLDKCFRNVCELDIVFNYSKLHTILDEIILGGQVLETSSTEVMKAIEEIARLEAASSAINLVPKSVSGWRSR comes from the exons ATGATCAAAGCAGTGCTGGTGATGAACACGCAGGGGAAGCCTCGTCTCACCAAATTCTACGAATTTCAG CCCGTGGAGCAGCAGCAGGAAGCCATTCGCAATGTGTTTTCag TATTATGCAGTAGACCTGAACATGTCAGCAATTTTGTGGATGCCGAGTCCGTCTTTGGCCCG GACTCTCGCCTTGTCTACAAGCACTTTGCAACTTTATATTTCGTGTTCATTTTTGATAGTTCTGAAAATGAACTTGCTATGCTTGATTTGATACAAG TCTTTGTTGAAACATTGGACAAATGCTTCAGAAATGTATGTGAGCTTGATATCGTGTTCAACTATAGTAAG TTGCATACTATACTAGATGAGATCATTCTCGGAGGCCAGGTGTTGGAGACAAGTTCAACTGAGGTGATGAAAGCTATTGAAGAAATAGCAAG ACTTGAAGCAGCATCCAGTGCAATCAATCTTGTTCCAAAATCTGTTTCTGGTTGGAGGTCCCggtaa
- the LOC108345425 gene encoding AP-3 complex subunit sigma isoform X2: protein MIKAVLVMNTQGKPRLTKFYEFQPVEQQQEAIRNVFSVLCSRPEHVSNFVDAESVFGPDSRLVYKHFATLYFVFIFDSSENELAMLDLIQVFVETLDKCFRNVCELDIVFNYSKVGCFVPSIMKFSFFISNCSICCILY from the exons ATGATCAAAGCAGTGCTGGTGATGAACACGCAGGGGAAGCCTCGTCTCACCAAATTCTACGAATTTCAG CCCGTGGAGCAGCAGCAGGAAGCCATTCGCAATGTGTTTTCag TATTATGCAGTAGACCTGAACATGTCAGCAATTTTGTGGATGCCGAGTCCGTCTTTGGCCCG GACTCTCGCCTTGTCTACAAGCACTTTGCAACTTTATATTTCGTGTTCATTTTTGATAGTTCTGAAAATGAACTTGCTATGCTTGATTTGATACAAG TCTTTGTTGAAACATTGGACAAATGCTTCAGAAATGTATGTGAGCTTGATATCGTGTTCAACTATAGTAAGGTTGGATGCTTTGTGCCCTCGATTATGAAGTTTTCGTTCTTTATCTCAAATTGCTCTATATG TTGCATACTATACTAG
- the LOC108345413 gene encoding uncharacterized protein LOC108345413, translating to MWRRSFSSSTATATLKGKKWDALIIGGGHNGLTAAAYLARGGLSVAVLERRHVIGGAAVTEELVPGFKFSRCSYLQSLLRPSIIKELELGKHGLKLLKRNPSSFTPCLDGRYLLLGPDKQLNHSEISKFSLADAEAYPRYESQLENFSKFMDLVLDSPPPESVQHKSSINEKLKNKIQNSVFWASCLRHVSSLGQKDMVDFMDLLLSPSSKVLNNWFEADVLKATLATDAVIGSTVSVHTPGSGYVLLHHVMGETDGDRGIWSYVEGGMGSVSKAIGNAAIEAGAHVVTDAEVSQLLIENSSTVCGVTLADGTEVHSSIVLSNATPYKTFIELVPHDVLPNDFVRAIKHSDYSSATTKINVAVDKLPEFRSCKLDHPHAGPQHVGTIHIGSESMEDIHSACQDAANGTPSRKPVIEMTIPSVLDKTISPPGKHVINLFVHYTPYKPLDGDWQDHDYREAFAKKCFTLIDEYAPGFSTSIIGYDMLTPPDLERVIGLTGGNIFHGAMGLDSLFLMRPAKGWSNYKTPLQGLYLCGSGAHPGGGVMGAPGRNAARVVLQDVRERI from the exons ATGTGGCGAAGGAGCTTCAGCAGCAGCACCGCCACCGCCACTCTCAAGGGCAAGAAATGGGACGCGCTGATAATCGGCGGAGGCCACAACGGCCTCACAGCGGCGGCATACCTGGCGCGTGGAGGCCTGTCTGTGGCGGTGCTGGAGCGCCGCCACGTGATTGGAGGCGCCGCCGTGACAGAGGAGCTTGTTCCGGGGTTCAAGTTTTCGCGGTGCAGTTACCTCCAAAGCCTTTTGAGACCGTCCATTATAAAGGAACTGGAGTTGGGGAAGCATGGCTTGAAGCTTCTGAAGCGCAATCCATCGTCGTTCACGCCCTGCCTTGATGGACGCTACCTTCTTTTGGGTCCCGATAAGCAGCTTAACCACTCTGAGATATCCAAATTCTCGCTCGCAGATGCTGAGGCTTATCCAAG ATATGAGAGTCAGCTTGAGAACTTCTCTAAGTTCATGGATCTAGTGCTGGATTCGCCTCCACCTGAATCTGTGCAGCATAAATCGTCTATTAATGAAAAGTTGAAGAATAAAATACAGAATTCAGTATTTTGGGCGAGTTGTCTGCGGCATGTGTCTTCCTTGGGACAAAAGGATATGGT GGACTTTATGGACCTTCTGTTGTCCCCATCTTCTAAAGTTTTGAATAACTGGTTTGAA GCAGATGTTCTGAAGGCAACCCTTGCAACTGATGCTGTGATAGGCAGTACG GTCAGTGTCCACACCCCAGGAAGTGGATACGTTCTGCTACATCATGTGATGGGAGAAACTGATGGGGATCGTGGGATTTGGTC aTATGTTGAAGGTGGAATGGGCTCAGTATCCAAGGCTATTGGTAATGCTGCTATTGAAGCTGGAGCGCATGTTGTGACTGATGCTGAG GTGTCTCAGTTGTTGATTGAAAATTCTAGCACTGTCTGTGGG GTGACTCTGGCTGATGGTACTGAAGTGCATTCTTCAATTGTTTTGTCCAATGCAACTCCATACAAAACTTTCATT GAATTGGTGCCTCATGATGTACTCCCCAATGATTTTGTCCGTGCCATTAAGCACTCTGACTACAGTTCT gccacaacaaaaataaatgtagCTGTTGATAAATTGCCCGAATTTCGTTCTTGCAAGTTAGATCATCCTCATGCTGGCCCACAGCACGTCGGCACAATTCATATAGGTTCAGAAag CATGGAGGATATTCACTCCGCTTGTCAAGATGCAGCTAATGGAACACCATCGCGAAAACCGGTTATTGAGATGACAATTCCCTCCGTACTGGACAAAACTATTTCTCCACCTG GTAAGCATGTGATCAACCTGTTTGTGCATTATACACCCTACAAACCATTGGATGGTGACTGGCAAGATCATGATTACAGA GAAGCGTTTGCAAAAAAATGCTTCACGTTGATTGATGAATATGCTCCGGGCTTCAGCACATCAATCATTGGTTATGACATGCTGACTCCACCAGATCTTGAAAGGGTAATCGGTTTGACAG GAGGGAATATATTCCATGGTGCTATGGGGTTGGATTCCCTTTTCCTCATGCGACCTGCAAAGGGGTG GTCAAACTACAAGACTCCGCTTCAAGGGTTATATTTGTGCGGAAGTGGAGCACATCCTGGTGGTGGAGTTATGGGAGCACCTGGACGTAACGCTGCTCGCGTAGTTCTTCAAGATGTGAGAGAAAGAATTTAA